From one Sphingobium cloacae genomic stretch:
- a CDS encoding lytic transglycosylase domain-containing protein, which yields MRALLLASTLVIVDSGAALAATQRAASPVRSVQLISMTGRSDVAADGKDGTAGPSMEGPAEAVVADVEGFRVHDLSRRWVEYQMGERLAAEAGATTAVAEEDPFAPVGVAQLGAPASQTAALAPFSAIAVPAWMRGGPVFAAAATTFVPGCSPTGYRRSGFLPADAEVRRQTYFSMMSNVACEYGIPVGLFDAMIIRESRYNASAVSPKSAFGLTQLMPGTAAGLGVNRYDVEQNLRGGARYLRQQLDRFGAYHLALAAYNAGPGRVRNGSVPRIVETQDYVSNVLLNWSRLSGVSRVATIQTSASPAPRREPFVRAATVSSF from the coding sequence ATGCGTGCGTTGTTGCTCGCGAGCACACTTGTCATCGTTGATAGCGGGGCCGCGCTCGCGGCGACCCAACGCGCCGCTTCGCCGGTGCGCAGCGTCCAGCTGATCAGCATGACGGGGCGGTCGGACGTCGCCGCCGACGGTAAGGATGGGACGGCCGGGCCCAGCATGGAGGGTCCGGCCGAGGCCGTCGTAGCGGATGTGGAGGGCTTCCGGGTCCACGATCTGAGCCGTCGCTGGGTCGAGTATCAGATGGGTGAAAGACTCGCGGCAGAGGCCGGCGCAACGACGGCGGTCGCGGAGGAGGACCCCTTTGCCCCGGTCGGTGTTGCCCAGCTCGGCGCCCCGGCCAGTCAGACGGCGGCACTTGCTCCATTTTCCGCGATCGCCGTGCCGGCATGGATGCGCGGCGGCCCGGTATTCGCTGCGGCTGCCACGACCTTCGTCCCCGGGTGCTCGCCGACAGGATACCGGCGAAGCGGCTTCCTGCCCGCCGATGCCGAAGTCCGCCGCCAGACATATTTCTCGATGATGAGCAACGTCGCCTGCGAATACGGGATTCCGGTCGGGCTGTTCGATGCGATGATCATTCGGGAGAGCCGCTACAATGCCTCCGCGGTGTCCCCGAAAAGCGCATTTGGCCTCACGCAGCTGATGCCTGGGACGGCCGCGGGTCTTGGGGTGAACCGCTACGACGTGGAGCAGAATCTTCGTGGCGGAGCGCGGTATCTGCGTCAGCAGCTCGACCGGTTCGGTGCCTATCACCTGGCGTTGGCGGCCTACAATGCGGGGCCCGGGCGCGTCAGGAACGGGAGTGTGCCGCGGATCGTCGAGACCCAGGATTACGTCTCGAACGTCCTGCTCAACTGGTCTCGGCTCAGCGGCGTTTCGAGAGTTGCGACTATCCAGACGAGTGCATCGCCGGCACCGCGCCGTGAGCCTTTCGTTCGCGCCGCCACGGTGTCGAGCTTCTGA